A genomic region of Candidatus Pseudomonas phytovorans contains the following coding sequences:
- a CDS encoding FAD-dependent oxidoreductase translates to MPTPPTVAIVGAGPSGCFVAQFLEKKWPEAEISIFEAMPVPYGLVRYGIAADHQGSKGVIQQFERMFEKGNVKFFGNVSVGRDIAFQKLAESFDVLVLATGLKHDASLDVPTHPQACVIGAGQILKALNGYPLHSLPKDNDGQLRALGRDIAVIGSGNVAIDFLRMISKSRREFSGSDVADDILMSLKASGLKCIKLYSRSSVAQVKCDKSMLEELLRLPSVSVKFADVPDEEGAIPDLLREYKSNCVVNQGSHIEIELIFDVLMEEIDCIDGRTIINSKDKVTAKPRVDAFDTVVTAIGFTNPAGQDKLIPGDECVGASVYKVGWLKRGPKGTVAENRKDAKSVVDQICQDYEGGINRAGKTGRASIMHELSPNVVDYDGWCRIDKYERESAVQGRCRNKLRDLLTMIRVARGDT, encoded by the coding sequence ATGCCTACACCGCCAACCGTTGCCATTGTCGGAGCTGGGCCGTCTGGGTGCTTCGTAGCGCAGTTTCTAGAGAAGAAGTGGCCTGAAGCCGAGATTTCGATCTTTGAAGCTATGCCGGTGCCGTACGGGTTAGTGCGCTATGGAATTGCAGCTGACCATCAAGGTAGCAAAGGCGTTATTCAGCAGTTCGAGAGAATGTTTGAGAAGGGTAACGTCAAGTTTTTTGGGAACGTAAGCGTAGGGCGAGACATCGCTTTTCAAAAACTTGCTGAGTCTTTTGATGTTTTGGTTTTAGCAACCGGTTTGAAGCATGATGCGTCTCTGGACGTCCCCACCCACCCGCAGGCTTGTGTGATTGGCGCAGGGCAAATTCTGAAAGCGCTGAATGGATATCCTTTACATAGTCTGCCTAAAGATAATGATGGGCAGCTACGAGCACTTGGTCGCGATATTGCTGTGATCGGAAGTGGTAATGTAGCAATAGATTTTCTAAGGATGATTTCTAAGTCACGTCGCGAGTTTTCTGGCTCCGACGTGGCGGATGACATTCTTATGTCTCTGAAGGCATCAGGGTTGAAATGTATAAAGTTGTACAGTCGTTCTTCAGTTGCTCAAGTCAAGTGCGATAAGTCTATGCTTGAAGAGTTGTTAAGGCTTCCAAGTGTCAGTGTAAAATTCGCAGATGTACCTGACGAGGAAGGCGCTATACCTGATCTGCTTCGAGAATATAAGAGTAACTGTGTGGTTAATCAAGGGTCGCATATTGAAATTGAATTGATTTTTGATGTGCTCATGGAAGAAATAGACTGTATTGATGGGCGCACGATAATCAATAGTAAAGATAAAGTCACTGCAAAGCCACGGGTTGATGCATTCGATACGGTGGTGACCGCGATTGGATTCACCAACCCTGCCGGGCAAGACAAGTTAATTCCTGGGGATGAATGCGTAGGGGCCTCGGTATATAAGGTCGGCTGGCTGAAACGCGGGCCAAAAGGCACCGTGGCAGAAAATAGAAAAGATGCGAAGTCTGTGGTCGATCAAATCTGCCAAGATTACGAAGGCGGAATAAATAGAGCTGGAAAGACAGGCCGTGCCTCGATAATGCATGAGCTTTCACCAAACGTTGTTGATTATGACGGCTGGTGTCGTATTGATAAATATGAGCGAGAGAGCGCGGTTCAAGGGCGGTGTCGGAATAAACTTAGGGATCTGTTGACGATGATTAGAGTGGCGCGCGGCGATACTTGA
- a CDS encoding PucR family transcriptional regulator ligand-binding domain-containing protein, producing the protein MSFSIQDIIDNVSLRTRLLTGMEGTQRTLRWAHVCELADPSEWLGEGDLLMTTGMGIPREVEQQSAYVTRISDAKVAGMMIGENMQAPDDISGLLDQASLLGFPVLITHYSVPFSAVTKAILDARQQTEDQRRRAVVRLYESARIGLRHLGLNGLLLRLSADVTAELYLFDTRSLCPWQEGLEFLPTRWHEVLSSRARLTYDLTRCHDGDSEALVMALPALPECAILATGGQLLDYGILHHIASVLAIELERVQGEHERMLRLGSELLDDLLNMRLTERAAMDRLEQLSCPPSSSHLVLARLDHAAPNNWQMELSRQSMKMLARQAGDELVILVADPSVCESLQAMLGCSLGVSAVLGAGLRAPEALREARLALAHSTVARKIVDYANALDEAFWLPSDLEQANRMYRGVIGGLADYDAQNGSQLIHTLRVFLEQNRSWQKSSQMLNVHKQTLIYRVRRIEEITGRSLDDTEGVVALWIALRSMDIAVDVQIGAMSATTRLQP; encoded by the coding sequence ATGTCTTTCAGCATTCAGGACATCATCGATAACGTATCGCTGCGCACACGTTTGCTGACGGGCATGGAAGGCACTCAGCGAACCTTGCGCTGGGCCCATGTATGTGAGCTGGCTGACCCAAGCGAATGGTTGGGGGAGGGTGATCTGCTGATGACCACGGGGATGGGCATACCCCGGGAGGTTGAGCAGCAGAGCGCCTATGTGACGCGAATATCCGACGCTAAAGTGGCTGGCATGATGATCGGGGAGAACATGCAGGCGCCGGATGATATCTCCGGTCTTCTAGATCAGGCATCGCTTTTGGGTTTTCCGGTGTTGATCACCCATTACTCCGTGCCCTTTTCCGCCGTCACGAAAGCCATTCTCGATGCCAGGCAGCAAACCGAAGATCAGCGTCGTCGTGCAGTGGTGCGGCTCTACGAGAGCGCTCGGATCGGATTACGACATCTCGGTTTGAACGGATTGTTGCTGAGGCTCTCTGCCGATGTAACAGCGGAGCTCTATCTGTTCGATACGCGCAGCTTGTGCCCATGGCAAGAGGGGCTCGAGTTCTTGCCGACGCGGTGGCACGAGGTGCTCAGCTCACGCGCACGACTCACCTATGATCTGACGCGCTGTCATGACGGTGACAGTGAAGCATTGGTCATGGCTCTCCCCGCGCTGCCAGAATGCGCGATCCTCGCAACGGGCGGCCAGTTGCTCGACTATGGCATCCTCCATCATATCGCCTCGGTGCTGGCAATCGAGCTGGAGCGTGTTCAGGGTGAGCACGAGCGGATGTTGCGACTGGGCTCAGAGTTGCTAGATGATCTTCTGAACATGCGGCTTACCGAGCGAGCAGCAATGGATCGTCTGGAGCAATTGAGCTGTCCGCCTAGCTCCTCGCACCTGGTACTTGCCCGGTTGGATCACGCCGCTCCGAACAATTGGCAGATGGAGCTGAGCCGGCAGAGCATGAAAATGCTGGCCAGGCAGGCGGGAGATGAACTGGTCATCTTGGTGGCCGATCCGTCAGTTTGCGAGTCGCTGCAAGCGATGCTGGGATGTAGCTTGGGCGTTAGTGCTGTGTTGGGGGCCGGGCTTAGGGCGCCTGAGGCACTACGAGAGGCTCGCCTTGCACTTGCACACTCTACGGTAGCTCGCAAAATCGTCGATTACGCCAATGCGTTGGACGAAGCATTCTGGCTACCCAGTGATCTGGAGCAAGCCAACAGGATGTACCGTGGAGTCATTGGTGGTCTGGCGGATTACGATGCGCAGAACGGTAGCCAGCTCATCCATACATTGCGGGTTTTCCTGGAGCAAAATCGCTCTTGGCAAAAGTCCTCGCAGATGCTGAACGTGCACAAACAGACATTGATCTATCGTGTGCGTCGGATCGAAGAAATTACCGGTCGATCATTGGACGACACAGAAGGGGTGGTGGCGTTGTGGATAGCGTTGCGGTCAATGGACATCGCAGTCGATGTCCAAATCGGCGCCATGAGCGCTACCACCAGGCTACAGCCCTGA
- a CDS encoding MFS transporter encodes MSVFDIIENSPVSKFHRKLLLACCGGPFLDGYILSLIGIALIGFAHDIPASPVETGLIGAASLLGIFFGATVFGAVTDRIGRETMYALDLTVLIVACGLSAFVTDVWQLILLRFVIGLAVGADYPIATSLLTEFTPSKRRGFMIGLSGLAWSVGAMTAFVVGYLVVKFSGDHSLWRWMLFSGAVVGLIVVIMRRGIPESPRWLASKGRVREAEEVIRQVYGKTVKITQHDIDELNDGGRPRSMLADLKMISSGGYLKRTIMCGVLYFAQITPQYVLYTFGGMILMSAGIKGVNASTLGELLIATLFAVGVIPALKLVETWGRRPMVLVPFALMAVPLFALGLWADAPAWFIIGAFAFYAFVSGGPSILEWIYPNELFPTSVRATAVGVAVGFSRIGAAAGTYLTPVGIESIGLQATLMIGAAVTLLAFFVCLAWAPETKGRSLQQSASLNMAT; translated from the coding sequence ATGAGCGTGTTCGATATCATCGAGAATTCGCCCGTTTCCAAATTTCACCGCAAGTTACTGCTGGCTTGCTGCGGTGGCCCATTCCTGGACGGTTACATCCTCAGTCTGATTGGCATTGCGCTTATCGGTTTCGCCCATGACATCCCAGCCTCGCCAGTCGAGACTGGTCTCATCGGTGCCGCTTCGTTGTTGGGCATTTTTTTCGGTGCCACGGTGTTCGGAGCCGTCACCGACCGGATCGGTCGGGAGACAATGTACGCGCTGGATTTGACGGTATTGATCGTCGCCTGCGGTCTGAGTGCTTTCGTGACGGACGTTTGGCAGCTGATCCTCTTGCGATTCGTAATCGGCTTGGCTGTCGGTGCTGATTATCCAATTGCTACCTCACTGCTCACAGAGTTCACCCCGTCCAAACGTCGTGGCTTCATGATCGGCCTCTCGGGGCTTGCTTGGTCGGTCGGCGCGATGACTGCATTCGTGGTGGGTTATCTGGTAGTCAAATTCAGCGGCGATCACTCGCTGTGGCGCTGGATGCTGTTCAGTGGCGCAGTGGTCGGTCTGATCGTGGTGATCATGCGCCGTGGTATTCCGGAGTCGCCTCGCTGGCTTGCCAGCAAGGGACGAGTGCGAGAGGCGGAGGAGGTCATTCGCCAGGTGTATGGTAAGACGGTGAAGATCACTCAACATGACATTGATGAGCTCAATGATGGTGGGCGCCCACGCTCCATGCTGGCAGACCTGAAAATGATTTCTTCAGGTGGATATCTGAAACGCACGATCATGTGTGGTGTGCTCTATTTTGCTCAGATTACACCTCAATATGTGCTCTACACCTTCGGCGGCATGATCTTGATGTCAGCTGGTATCAAGGGTGTGAATGCGTCGACCTTGGGCGAGCTGCTGATCGCTACGCTGTTCGCTGTCGGCGTGATACCAGCGCTGAAGCTCGTGGAAACCTGGGGGCGTCGCCCTATGGTGCTAGTCCCGTTTGCGCTGATGGCTGTACCGCTTTTCGCGCTGGGGCTGTGGGCGGATGCGCCGGCCTGGTTCATTATCGGCGCTTTTGCGTTCTACGCCTTTGTGTCGGGTGGCCCAAGCATTCTGGAGTGGATCTACCCTAATGAGCTGTTCCCAACTTCTGTTCGGGCCACTGCGGTCGGTGTGGCGGTTGGTTTCAGTCGTATCGGAGCAGCGGCAGGCACATACCTGACGCCGGTTGGTATCGAGTCCATTGGCCTGCAAGCGACACTGATGATCGGTGCTGCAGTTACGCTGCTGGCATTCTTCGTTTGCCTAGCCTGGGCACCGGAAACCAAAGGCCGATCGCTGCAACAATCTGCGTCGCTGAACATGGCAACCTGA
- a CDS encoding cupin domain-containing protein → MTPIVKRLAADAAFSAWKPVAQPEGDVVSRTRHALDEAVEDPGFSLGVWECTPGAWRRQVLQAEYSYFVSGKGVFTPDEGEVIRFQAGDAVYFAPNTTGVWEIEETVTKHYFIVG, encoded by the coding sequence ATGACCCCAATAGTAAAACGCCTTGCTGCCGATGCTGCGTTCTCAGCGTGGAAACCGGTCGCCCAACCCGAGGGTGACGTGGTCTCCCGAACCCGTCATGCACTTGATGAAGCAGTTGAAGACCCAGGTTTTTCGCTGGGTGTTTGGGAGTGCACGCCGGGCGCGTGGCGACGTCAGGTTCTGCAGGCGGAGTACAGCTACTTCGTTAGCGGAAAAGGCGTTTTCACGCCTGATGAAGGCGAGGTCATTCGCTTCCAGGCGGGTGACGCCGTTTACTTCGCGCCGAACACAACCGGTGTCTGGGAAATTGAGGAAACCGTTACCAAACACTACTTCATCGTCGGCTGA
- a CDS encoding FAD-dependent oxidoreductase: protein MRLASSRPLTRSYWLQSLEENLQPTSSLQGECNADVAIVGGGFVGLWTALTLKERDPNLNVVILEQDICGGGASGRNGGFVMSWWPKIGSLLSFCTREQALFLANAAEHAITELGEFCEQHQIDAHYARKGWLWTATTPSHIDSWNSTLETCARLGVAPFERLPGESVAHMAGSGVHLAGVFERSNATVQPGALVRGMRAVAIRAGIRIFEQTPVESIEPGSTVCLKSTNGHVNARSVVLASNAWAASIPELARLIVPVNSSIVVTEPIPLKLEQLGWTGQQSITDSQLMVDYYRTTRDGRIAFGKGTGALAYGSRIDHTFSQHEESIALTEADFRRTYPSLASTPLTSSWSGPIDRTYDSLPVFGTLGGNQNIHYGIGWSGNGVGPSRLGGRILASLALGIKDEWSTCPLVGRNCKTFPPEPFRYWGGSLVRNAVIRKERAEMSGARPSTIDRMLAGLAPAGLEDKA, encoded by the coding sequence ATGCGCCTGGCCTCTTCTCGCCCTCTGACGCGCAGCTACTGGCTGCAGAGTTTGGAGGAAAACCTACAACCCACTTCGTCCTTGCAGGGCGAATGCAATGCCGACGTCGCTATCGTGGGCGGCGGTTTCGTGGGCCTGTGGACGGCGCTCACTCTTAAAGAGCGAGATCCCAACCTCAACGTCGTGATTCTGGAGCAGGACATTTGTGGCGGTGGGGCTTCCGGGCGCAACGGTGGGTTCGTCATGTCCTGGTGGCCCAAGATTGGCTCGTTGCTGAGTTTCTGCACCAGAGAACAGGCACTGTTCTTGGCAAATGCTGCTGAGCACGCCATTACGGAATTGGGTGAGTTTTGTGAGCAGCATCAGATCGATGCGCACTACGCTCGTAAGGGCTGGCTCTGGACGGCGACCACACCATCTCACATCGACAGCTGGAACAGCACGCTTGAAACGTGTGCTCGTCTTGGGGTCGCTCCCTTTGAGCGACTGCCAGGGGAATCTGTCGCCCATATGGCTGGCTCCGGCGTGCACTTGGCCGGGGTTTTTGAGCGTAGCAATGCCACGGTTCAGCCAGGTGCATTGGTTCGTGGTATGCGAGCGGTTGCCATCCGGGCCGGCATTCGCATCTTCGAACAGACGCCTGTTGAGAGCATCGAGCCGGGCAGCACGGTATGCCTGAAGTCCACCAATGGCCACGTGAACGCTCGTTCTGTGGTGCTTGCCAGCAACGCTTGGGCCGCATCGATCCCTGAGCTGGCCAGGCTGATCGTCCCAGTGAACAGCTCCATCGTGGTGACTGAGCCAATTCCATTGAAGTTGGAGCAGTTGGGGTGGACAGGACAGCAGTCGATCACCGACTCGCAGTTGATGGTGGACTACTACCGCACTACCCGTGATGGCCGGATCGCCTTCGGCAAGGGTACAGGAGCTTTGGCTTACGGGTCGCGAATTGACCACACCTTCAGTCAGCACGAAGAAAGCATAGCGCTAACGGAAGCTGACTTCCGTCGCACCTATCCGAGCCTAGCGTCGACTCCGCTTACGAGTTCCTGGTCAGGGCCGATCGATCGTACTTACGACAGCCTGCCGGTATTCGGCACCTTAGGCGGCAACCAGAACATCCATTACGGCATCGGTTGGAGTGGCAACGGCGTGGGCCCCAGTCGACTCGGTGGCCGCATCCTGGCGAGCCTGGCGCTAGGGATAAAGGACGAATGGAGTACTTGCCCACTGGTGGGGCGGAATTGCAAGACCTTCCCACCAGAGCCATTCCGCTACTGGGGCGGCAGCCTCGTCAGAAACGCCGTAATTCGCAAAGAGCGCGCTGAGATGAGCGGCGCTCGACCCTCGACCATTGACCGAATGCTGGCAGGGCTTGCCCCCGCCGGACTTGAAGACAAAGCCTGA
- a CDS encoding HAD domain-containing protein has translation MSSSVRPRLISPSDVVLFLDFDGVLHPDAAFRTKYGIELRAAGELMMHAEVLQGILDDFPRVRISLSTSWVRMLGYQRARAALPEGLRNRTVSATWHSRMRATAREGYDLFTRYEQICGAVARAGITRWVAIDDDPDFSWPDGDPRLVRCDPNQGLGNQSTQEELRAKLAKLLS, from the coding sequence ATGAGTAGCTCAGTTCGACCACGGTTGATTAGCCCAAGCGATGTCGTTTTGTTTCTAGACTTTGACGGCGTACTTCATCCCGATGCTGCATTCCGTACCAAGTACGGGATCGAGTTGCGGGCAGCCGGGGAGTTGATGATGCATGCAGAAGTGCTGCAGGGCATTTTGGATGACTTCCCAAGAGTTCGTATCTCCCTATCTACATCTTGGGTTCGAATGCTCGGCTATCAGAGAGCGCGTGCGGCCTTGCCTGAGGGGTTACGAAATCGAACGGTATCCGCGACTTGGCATTCCCGAATGCGCGCTACGGCGAGGGAAGGGTATGACCTTTTTACTCGATATGAGCAAATTTGCGGTGCTGTAGCACGCGCTGGAATTACTCGGTGGGTCGCGATAGATGACGACCCAGATTTCAGTTGGCCTGATGGCGATCCTCGGTTGGTTCGTTGTGATCCTAATCAAGGGTTGGGAAATCAGTCGACGCAAGAAGAACTGCGAGCAAAGCTGGCGAAGCTGTTAAGCTGA
- a CDS encoding LuxR C-terminal-related transcriptional regulator, translated as MSLSEALAAVVRALRQSRKMTQDDLTVIGRRARNRIERGNTNVTMETLSNVASLLEVDAALLLLLAHSAQSGETVEAALKRISSKLDALKQDGAIEAITTLPARRSGRPATPDVQQALERAPLLKATGMSNSEIAQELGVSKSTVQRHLAKVLK; from the coding sequence ATGTCACTAAGCGAGGCCCTTGCGGCGGTTGTCAGAGCCTTGCGACAAAGCCGAAAAATGACGCAAGACGATCTGACCGTGATCGGTCGGAGAGCGAGAAATCGCATCGAGCGTGGCAACACTAACGTGACGATGGAGACGCTTTCGAACGTGGCCTCCTTGCTCGAGGTCGATGCCGCTCTCCTACTCCTGCTCGCCCACTCTGCTCAATCTGGCGAAACTGTCGAGGCAGCACTCAAGCGGATCTCGTCCAAGCTCGACGCCCTCAAACAGGATGGTGCTATCGAGGCCATCACTACGCTGCCTGCGCGACGCAGTGGCCGACCTGCTACCCCCGACGTTCAGCAAGCACTCGAACGTGCTCCCCTTTTGAAGGCGACCGGCATGTCGAACTCTGAGATTGCCCAGGAGCTGGGCGTGTCGAAATCTACCGTGCAGCGACACCTCGCCAAGGTGCTCAAATAG
- the mltG gene encoding endolytic transglycosylase MltG — translation MRRKFLLLLEMGLILAGLALGWSAWKVNSVLEQPLHVTQERLLDVPNGTNPNRMFYRMEQEGLLDDAVWLRLYWRFNMAGTALHTGEYRLTPGMTVEQLFDAWRRADVVQYNLTLVEGWTFRQVRSAVARHEKIKHTLDALSDSEVMDKLGHTGVFPEGRFFPDTYRFVRGMSDVELLQQAYMRLDEVLAKEWAERTTDLPYRDPYQALIMASLVEKETGIPQERGQIAGVFVRRLRLGMMLQTDPTVIYGMGERYNGKITRADLREPTPYNTYTITGLPPTPIAMVGREAIHAALNPVGGTSLYFVARGDGSHVFSDDLDDHNSAVREFQIKRRADYRSSPAPQQEAQPGTDDAQPPVPAADEPAAQPAPEAPPVQDAPAGGAQAAERPTPDEQH, via the coding sequence GTGAGACGTAAATTCCTGCTACTGCTGGAAATGGGCTTGATCCTGGCCGGGCTGGCGCTTGGCTGGTCGGCCTGGAAGGTCAACTCGGTCCTGGAGCAGCCCTTGCACGTCACGCAGGAACGCCTGCTCGACGTGCCCAATGGCACCAACCCCAACCGCATGTTCTATCGCATGGAACAGGAAGGGCTGCTCGACGACGCCGTCTGGTTGCGCTTGTACTGGCGCTTCAACATGGCTGGCACTGCCCTGCACACCGGCGAGTATCGCCTTACCCCGGGCATGACGGTCGAACAGCTGTTCGACGCCTGGCGCCGGGCTGACGTGGTGCAATACAACCTCACCCTGGTCGAAGGCTGGACCTTCCGCCAGGTGCGCTCGGCGGTGGCCAGGCATGAAAAGATCAAGCACACCCTGGACGCCCTGTCCGATTCCGAGGTGATGGACAAGCTCGGCCACACCGGCGTGTTCCCCGAAGGGCGATTTTTCCCGGACACCTACCGCTTTGTGCGGGGCATGAGCGATGTCGAGTTGCTGCAGCAGGCCTACATGCGCCTGGACGAAGTGCTGGCAAAAGAGTGGGCCGAGCGCACCACCGACCTGCCGTATCGCGACCCGTATCAGGCGCTGATCATGGCCTCGCTGGTGGAAAAGGAAACCGGTATACCCCAGGAACGTGGGCAAATTGCCGGCGTATTCGTGCGGCGCTTGCGCCTGGGCATGATGCTGCAGACCGACCCGACGGTTATCTACGGCATGGGTGAGCGCTACAACGGCAAGATTACCCGCGCCGACCTGCGCGAACCGACACCTTACAACACCTATACCATCACCGGGCTGCCGCCCACGCCGATTGCCATGGTTGGCCGCGAAGCGATTCACGCGGCGCTCAACCCGGTCGGTGGCACCAGCCTGTACTTCGTGGCCCGCGGCGATGGCAGCCATGTGTTCTCCGACGACCTCGACGACCATAATTCGGCGGTGCGCGAGTTCCAGATCAAGCGCCGTGCAGACTACCGCTCCAGCCCCGCGCCGCAGCAGGAGGCGCAGCCCGGAACTGACGACGCCCAGCCCCCGGTGCCTGCGGCCGACGAGCCGGCTGCGCAGCCAGCACCCGAAGCGCCACCTGTGCAGGACGCCCCTGCAGGCGGCGCGCAAGCGGCCGAACGGCCGACGCCTGACGAACAACATTAA
- the pabC gene encoding aminodeoxychorismate lyase, translating into MHSWVDGQPAAAVNLQNRGLAYGDGLFETIAVRGGRPSLLDGHLARLALGCQRLKISADLVLVRDELLRYASQLGEGVAKLILTRGDSQRGYAPVADAAPRRILQGSPLPSYPVGHAEQGVRLFQCQTRLAEQPLLAGLKHLNRLEQVLARAEWQDSDHAEGLMCDGQGRVIEGVYSNLFLVRDGVLFTADLGRCGVAGVMRAALLEQAALLGIPVQVGDLSFDALEQADEVFVCNSVYGIWPVRGVGALNWSPGPLTRKLQAVARTLLET; encoded by the coding sequence ATGCACAGCTGGGTCGATGGCCAGCCTGCGGCTGCAGTCAACCTGCAGAACCGCGGCCTGGCCTACGGCGATGGCCTGTTTGAAACCATCGCCGTGCGCGGCGGCCGGCCCAGCTTGCTGGACGGCCACCTTGCACGCCTGGCCCTGGGTTGCCAGCGCCTGAAGATCAGTGCCGACCTGGTGCTGGTGCGCGACGAGCTGCTGCGCTATGCCAGCCAGCTCGGTGAAGGTGTAGCCAAACTCATCCTTACCCGTGGTGACAGCCAGCGCGGCTACGCACCGGTTGCCGATGCCGCGCCGCGGCGTATCCTGCAGGGCAGTCCGTTACCCAGCTATCCTGTCGGGCATGCCGAGCAGGGCGTGCGCTTGTTCCAGTGCCAGACCCGGCTTGCGGAACAACCGCTGCTGGCCGGCCTCAAACACCTCAACCGCCTGGAGCAGGTGCTGGCCCGTGCCGAATGGCAGGACAGTGACCATGCCGAAGGCCTGATGTGTGACGGGCAGGGCAGGGTGATCGAAGGGGTGTACAGCAATCTGTTTCTTGTGCGTGATGGCGTGCTGTTCACTGCTGACCTTGGCCGTTGTGGTGTGGCCGGGGTGATGCGTGCTGCATTGCTGGAACAGGCCGCGCTGCTTGGCATCCCGGTACAGGTCGGTGACCTGTCTTTCGACGCGCTGGAGCAGGCAGATGAGGTATTTGTCTGCAACAGTGTTTACGGCATCTGGCCCGTGCGTGGCGTAGGCGCGCTAAACTGGTCGCCGGGCCCGCTCACCCGTAAACTGCAGGCCGTTGCCCGTACGTTACTGGAAACCTGA
- the fabF gene encoding beta-ketoacyl-ACP synthase II has protein sequence MSRRRVVVTGMGMLSPLGTDVPSTWQGILAGRSGIGPIEHTDLSAYSTRFGGSVKGFEVEQYLSAKEARKLDLFIQYGLAAGFQAVRNAGLEVTDANRERIGVAMGSGIGGLTNIEETSRTLHDSGPRRISPFFVPGSIINMISGFLSIHLGLQGPNYAIATACTTGTHCIGMAARNIAYGEADVMIAGGAEMAACGLGMGGFGASRALSTRNDEPSRASRPWDKGRDGFVLSDGAGALVLEELEHAKARGATIYAELVGFGMSGDAYHMTSPPDTGEGAARCMANALRDAGIQPEEVSYINAHGTSTPAGDVAEVAAIKRVFGEHAYKVAVSSTKSMTGHLLGAAGAVEAIFSVLAINSQMAPPTINLDEPDEGCDLDFVPHQARSMPIDVVLSNSFGFGGTNGSLVFRRFAG, from the coding sequence GTGTCGCGTAGACGCGTCGTGGTCACCGGTATGGGTATGCTGTCGCCACTGGGTACCGATGTACCGAGCACCTGGCAGGGCATTCTGGCTGGCCGCAGTGGCATTGGTCCGATCGAACACACGGATCTGTCTGCCTACTCCACCCGTTTTGGCGGCTCGGTGAAAGGCTTCGAGGTCGAGCAATACCTGTCGGCCAAAGAGGCCCGCAAGCTCGATCTGTTCATTCAGTACGGCCTGGCGGCCGGTTTTCAGGCGGTGCGTAATGCCGGCCTGGAAGTCACCGACGCCAACCGCGAGCGCATTGGCGTGGCCATGGGTTCGGGAATCGGCGGTCTGACCAATATCGAAGAAACCAGCCGCACCCTGCACGACTCCGGACCGCGTCGCATTTCGCCGTTCTTCGTGCCGGGTTCGATCATCAACATGATCTCGGGCTTCCTGTCGATCCACCTGGGCCTGCAGGGGCCGAACTACGCCATCGCTACCGCTTGCACCACCGGCACCCATTGCATCGGCATGGCCGCACGCAATATTGCCTACGGTGAAGCCGACGTGATGATCGCGGGTGGCGCCGAGATGGCTGCCTGTGGCCTGGGCATGGGTGGTTTTGGTGCTTCGCGTGCGCTGTCCACCCGCAACGACGAGCCAAGCCGGGCCAGTCGCCCGTGGGACAAGGGCCGCGATGGCTTTGTATTGTCCGACGGCGCTGGTGCCTTGGTGCTCGAAGAGCTGGAGCACGCCAAGGCCCGTGGTGCGACCATCTATGCCGAGCTGGTTGGCTTTGGCATGAGCGGCGACGCCTACCACATGACTTCGCCACCAGACACCGGCGAAGGCGCTGCCCGCTGCATGGCCAACGCCTTGCGCGATGCCGGCATCCAGCCGGAAGAGGTCAGCTACATCAACGCCCACGGTACCTCGACCCCTGCGGGCGACGTGGCCGAAGTGGCCGCGATCAAGCGTGTGTTTGGTGAGCATGCCTACAAGGTGGCGGTCAGCTCGACCAAGTCGATGACCGGCCACCTGCTGGGCGCTGCAGGTGCGGTGGAGGCGATCTTCAGCGTGCTGGCGATCAACAGCCAGATGGCGCCGCCCACCATCAACCTGGATGAGCCGGACGAAGGTTGTGACCTCGACTTCGTCCCGCACCAGGCGCGAAGCATGCCAATCGATGTGGTGTTGTCCAACTCGTTCGGCTTTGGCGGCACCAACGGCTCGCTGGTGTTCCGCCGGTTCGCCGGTTGA
- the acpP gene encoding acyl carrier protein → MSTIEERVKKIVAEQLGVKEEEVTNTKSFVDDLGADSLDTVELVMALEEEFETEIPDEEAEKITTVQAAIDYVNSHKA, encoded by the coding sequence ATGAGCACCATCGAAGAACGCGTCAAGAAAATCGTCGCCGAGCAACTGGGCGTCAAAGAAGAAGAAGTGACTAATACCAAGTCCTTCGTCGATGACCTGGGTGCCGATTCGCTTGACACCGTTGAGCTGGTGATGGCTCTGGAAGAGGAATTCGAGACCGAAATCCCTGACGAAGAAGCCGAGAAAATCACTACCGTTCAAGCCGCTATCGACTACGTCAACAGCCACAAGGCCTAA